atttttgtgttccaaagaagaaagaaaatcattcagatcatttttataatttttaattttggacaaactgtccctttaacacttTGTTTGTTTCAGCAAGCGTCAGGCCAGTGTGTTTACCCAATCCGGGCATGTACTTCTCTGCTCCGAGAGAGTGTTACATTACAGGATGGGGGGCACTGTATAGTGGAGGTATGAAACTTTTTTGAAGAGTAACCGATGATAATCATAAATCTATAATTAAGTATAATTTACAGAAAGGAGGCAAGTTTgtgctgaaaagaatgacaatgactttaaatgtaattttgaatttTCCTAAAGGACCTGCTCCAGAAACTCTCCAAGAAGCCAAAATCGAGCTGATTGATAGTACAACCTGTAACAGCCGACCAGTGTATAATGGACAAATCACAGACAACATGATCTGTGCTGGCAAGCTGGCAGGTGGCGTGGACTCCTGTCAGGTTAGAAACACTctctttaaaaatgcaattagAAGTTCCTCCATCATTTTAAAGAGTAACTAAATGTTAAATGCATTCTAAaggacaaataaaatgacttctgTCCACACAGGGGGACAGTGGGGGTCCTCTGGTCATACAAGAGAATTCTCTATGGTGGCTGATTGGGGACACTAGCTGGGGTGATGGATGTGCTTTCAGAAATAAGCCCGGAGTCTACGGAAATGTGACCTACTTCCTTGACTGGATATATGAACAAATGCAGgtaagatttaaagtaaaaatctaaacaatgactcagaaaaatattattattatcattattaattagaatgcatttattatatgctattattgtaattattataattattattattattatatcattcATGCAAGAGAAGtcaccttttgtcttttttttttcagaaatattagtataataatatatatttggaAGAGCAACTGTTCCAAACTACTGTCACTCTGGGATTCTAAAAGAGGATTTTTAATGTCACCAGAGATTTTCTTTGGTGctctttcttgtttatttttatttattttcttcatgaaCATAAATCTAAAATAACcaaggatttattttttactagTACCATTCATTTTTGTGAATTGCACAGTTTTCTACAATATGCACCTTTTCAATAtgcatgtatattttgtattaagAACACGATTGTAcaaatgatttaataaaaacCTAGAACCGACACTGACATCATTGACATGTTTCTGGGTTTCTCTGGTAACTTTTTTCTTATTAACATTAAGACTTTTGGTTAACATTTAACCTAGGTCCtataactggtcaccattttaagttttaaaccattttgaatcacctttttgccttcactattagcaaaacaaatttaaaagtaCAAACATTTAAAGTAATCTCTCAACTGATGTAAGGTCATAAAAGCtgtatgcataataattataaaagaatcaGCAAAATGCTTAAGAAGTGGAGTAGTATGTCATGCTTTTtcaaaaagtatttcatgtcaactacccataaaCAAGCTTAATATATGCTGAACAGTGCATTCACATTCTAAATGcttatatataaattaatcaaatataaagTTTTGGGTGAATTTATGTGTATACAGTCTGATATTAACATACagactatttttatatatatatatatatatatatatatatatatatatatatatatatatatatatatatatatatatactttgacATCACATTCCGGGGGGAAAATATACAGTCTATGGACTTTATTTTGCCACTATAATggattatatttgatatatattttatgcCACTGTAATGGATCAGTTCTCCTGGACTGGTTGAAAATTACATCTCCAGGAGACATTATGGCCCTGAATCAACTGACCAAACCACAGGAGTCTGTAAAACTCTCATGATCCAATTTTCCTTGACTTTTCTTCACACCTAAAAATATGAATTCACACCATCCCACGGAGCACCGCCATTTCTGGCTCAcagttaatcaacattatgaagtGTTATAGCATATTCACTGGCAGTATTTAAACCACTCCTTTGCCATTTTAGTGGGACCTTTAATCACCACTCATTGAATTTGCGACTCTAATCGGCAGATGCTCAGCAGAGGAGATCAACGTCTGCTACCTGTTTGTACCAATTAGCAGATGCGTGAAACTCGGCTGACGGCTCTTCAGAGGGTTAACAGATGTGGCAATTAGGGACTCATTTGAATGAATGCTCAAGGGGTTCAACATAAGGGCTGCACAATTACACGGCAGTCTGGGAACCCGTTTCATCTTCAGCTTTATTCTCAGTGTCTGTGAGAGCGAAGTGTTGGCAGGGAACCCACAGTGTGTTGACAAACAAATGTGCTTGCTGGGATTTTTTTCCACAAGGGGAAAATTATGCTGAGAGGTCAGAAAACCCCAAAACGTCAGTTAGATTTAGTCCACTCTGGCTGCTCTGGCTGGAGAGTTGAAAATGACTGAATGAGATTATAATGAATCAATTTTTACACTGGAGAGGTTTGTTTCAAAGCTATTTCAGTCACAGTTATTGCTGTGTTAACATGATATCAGttgaggttaaagggatagttcactaaatTGTAATTCTGGCATCTTTTGCTCATTCCATCATACAGAATTGTTTTCAAATCTCATTGAGTGCTGTATATGCAAACTTGCCACAttgctaaaaaagctagacatagcaaatgtaacaaaatgttgttGTCTCAAGACATgctttttaaaaaagtttaaagttatttttaaagagGTCATggccttttttattattctaataTGCTCCTTGAGTtgcacttataatattagtaaagctctttgcacaaaaaacagtaatatatttgtaaaacatgatcattttccaccctcattctgaccatTCTTTCAGAAACGCTTTTcgattttggtgctgcttctcctttaagacttagGACAGTAAACGCCTACTTAATGATTGGCTCTCTACTCTTTACTGACCATCTCTCTGTTCACCACTTCTGGGCTGGGCTACGGAAGTTATAACTTAATATGAGGTGTTGATGTGTTTTTGTTGAGACGGTCAGATGCATGTGTCTATTACAGTGTGACATCAACTGTGCCCATGCATTTTATGTCTAagacttcagtgtgattcatgttattaagaaaacacagtttcagaaTGAATAAGACACTGTATGCCTCATTCATTTCGTGGCAGTAATACCAATTGACTAATAACTAATAAtatcaattgacattttaaaaacatgtccatgcacaaaagccagaaccaaggaaactaataccaagaaaaatctCTCTAATTATAATTgcgatttaaattttgcttgcaataaattttgtttcgtcagggtacacggttacttttcaaaacttgatctgacactgaatgctcaagcagcctaatttacactttgaaaactcctgatgttgctataacaagtCAAAAAGCACGGAgcaattagcttgaagtgaaaataagCCCccatttcctgtttaattaatcaatcgcatggtcatgcagaacatctcaggttttgaaatccataaggatctcaacaagatctcgctctcttcgctttcaaatgacATACATCACTGAAAGCGTGAttacgtcactcaaggccagctagaaggcctggactgggacatatcctaaagatcacacccaccaagaacaaataaatcaatctgattggctgatgaatctgacaatctgactttagatgcctatttacttcactgttgagggattctgcagaaattctgaaggcctgacggggtggagctcaggctcacgcgctgcttcggctaaggagcatggcttTGGGCAATGAAaggattaaaatatatttatttattaggcatgttacgccagcagagaaggctttgctgttcctgagaaatcgccactggatATCACAATATGGAAGATGTAGAGAAcgagttgttttggcagcttggatTCAACAAATGCTcattttgcagtgaggaggaagttttgagttcagaACCATATCTGAATGCAGAACCATACAATGATCTATAATATGTTAAAATATTCCTCATGACCACTTTTAACTTGACGTGCCTTCACAATACACAATAACCAATGGCGTTTGGCCAGAATTGAAACCTGGCACAAATACATTAGGGGGTGGTCGTTTAGACCAAACATGTTCTTGCtttaaaaaagctagacacacAGCAACGAAtataacagaatgcaggtgtctcgaacAGGGATGCATTAATACATGGgttcttgttttaaaaatatgaagTGCTGAAGTCCAAGGGCCCACAACTTCCAAGGGGGCCATCCGTCACCCTATTCTCCCCAATCAACGTTTAACAGGAAGAGCACGCATCTAAATGTGTCCAGCAGGAGATGCTGATATAAACATGGAGATCGAGAGCCGTTCATGTAGCAAACACCCACCTCCACCGTTGGCAACTTTTTGTTccaaatcatacaggtttggaacaacatgagggttagtaaatgatgatagaattttcattttatggtgaactctccctttaaggaGTCATCCAGGTGTGAGGTCAAATTTTCTCCATAGAGGACAGATACTGAGGTCATCCCTTTAGACTTTCATCAGCTTTAGCTCTCAAGTGCAGTTTGTGTGTCTGCCGATCAAACAGAGTGTCATTTAGTGTGAGGGCCTGATCAAATACACTTGCCTCTGCAGCCAattggggtggggggtgggggggcttGTTACTGGGCAGTTATGGGtttagtctctctctcttcttgAGGTCGATGTCATACATCAGCGTTCATAGATTCCCTGTGCTAGCTGTGTGCGAATCTACTGAACATCAGCAGTCTGTGCAGCTTTTAAGATCAGCTAATAACATCAACTATCAGCTCACCTCAGCAACACACAATATTAGTCTTATTAAGAGCAATACTTCCTGCTGACATTAAATTATGTCTGTATATTGGAAATGTGAAATGATATGTCAACCTTTTTATTCCTTTCTTGTTCACTTTTGCACAGGTGTTGTATTGAATTGTGTTCCCGGTCGGAATCTGTTTCCCCCTAGCCCTGATAGGGTTTGGTTAAGGTTGCCACTTTTGAGGTTTTAATACAAGGGACACTTTAAGGGgctaaccacatcctccacaatTTTAGCAATAAATCTGTCGAGTTAAtatgtgttattaataaaaatggtatatcctttcttatatgcaaaaatgagaactttcctgaaCCATGACTtatacatcatttatatgttaaaaatatatatatattataatttgtccgattatttgtcttctttatcttatttatatagtttatacataatttgtgtttttttttttttttaatgattattattatttccttcacctgtacttgtctttatgattgaaTTCATACAtggtttgatcttattgaacatttatatagaaaaaactccacagttttaccaccatttctggacttttcagacggtcccttacccaccgtaggcacattttccaacttatatcaatgttaaattggcgAACTGGAACGATTTCACCATGAAGCCATCTGACCAGcataaatacgggacaaatcaaTACGGGACGTatcattttaactttaaatattttacGGACGGGTGGCAAACCTAGTTAGGGTAGTGtagtaggttagggttagggtagaaATGTTACGGTACGGTAGGGAATTGTTAGGCTTAGTTTTGTGCATGGTGGAACGCATTCTTTCAGCGGAGAAAGTTATCGTCAGATACTGTTCCCCCATACAGATCTGCTGTGGGGAAACCGAGTTTTTACCGTTTACGAATCCAAAAATAGGCTGTTTATGTTTTGAAATAGTGTATCGTCTGTCCGGCATATTATAATGACTGGTTTCATCttaaaaataacttgtttttaATCTAAAACAATTAAAGAAAATAAGATATTCCCAGAATATTAGTTGAGCAGATTTTAGTCGaagggaaaaataataataaaaggaaatCCTACCGTGCACCAGTGTTCGTGTATTAATGTAGCTCCCTTGGCAAACAGGAGGGGTCGTCACTGTGGTCAggataaatctttttttattgtggttttttttttttttttcttcttctttctttcacaaatgttcttttaaaaataggGAAATCCCTAATATTCACAAACGTCATAAAATTAAATGTGATAAATAAACATATCGTAATCAAGAGACCTTGAGTCATTTTAGTTATTAAAAGTGACAGAATAGCAGTAAAGGCAAGTTTTAAGATTAAATCGGTCATTTTTGTCCCTCCCCCATCTTTATCACTATCTTCaaataaaagttttcaaacacatttttcaagctaaaaatattcttaataataataataataataataatacaaatttgacAATCCAAACTAACATTGCCAAAGTTATCTGATATTTTAAAGAGATTTGCTGAACAGGGTTCATCTCTGTGACATCATTTCCTGTTTTCTGGTTCTCTTCTCACATCACAACAAAATGGCTCCCTGCATGTTGGTTACTGACTTTGATATGGCGTGAACATtttcatatattaaaaataaactatttagctatttaaatataaactataaactaatcaAAAGATATACGTTGGATCATCCATCTAAATGTACATCTTTATATGTAAAGACCGAATATTTTCTGCACTTCTCCTCAGCCTGTTCTGTGTTGGTCACTCTTTCTGTTGACAGTTTTGTATTTAGGTCACACAGGAGGCCTCAGGCTGCAGTAAAGCTCGTCCTCTACAGGAGTGATTGACACCTTCTCTGATAGTGAATGAAGTTTCCAGCTTCTCTGGGCTCCAGCCACAATAATAGACCAGAGCTGCACACTGACGTTCTACCCTCATCTCATTTATTCATTCAGTGCTTTATGTAGTAATCGTCTGGTACTGATCAAAATATGTACATATAATacaatgtaatatataatataatgagtttttaaataaaaaaaatagactgaattttgaagaaaacagcatGGGCATTCTGCTATAACTaattaattttgtgttccacagggggAAATAAAAGACATGCAGGTTTCTAAagacatgaaggtaagtaaactatgacagaatgtaaatttttggttgaactatttctGTAAGTTTGCAACCAAACAGAAAAATCTCAAATTGTAGAGCTCATTATTATGTCCATGATAATGCTGATGATAGGAGGATTATTTCTTCTACTCAAGTGCACAGCAGAGACTTTTAACTCTCTCAGTAGAACATGTAACATATGCATGCATAAAATGCAATCCTGTTCTTTCATCTGTCTGTCATGTTGACAGCTCTTCTGCTAAAACAATGTTAACGTCCCATAGCTGTTCTCCAGCGATGAGTCCAGATGGAGAATATGCTGGTACCTGCCCTTCCCTTGCCACTGCCAGCACATTCACTCCGGCCCCCCCAGTACACCTCCACTTCACAGCATCTGTGCCATCCTGCCGTCTCTCCATCAGACAGTTACAGGTTCCGCCATGCGTGGCAGGCCTGCAGCTGTGCAGACAGCCAGCACAACATCTGTGTGTCCTGTGGGACAGACGTGGGGAATTTCCTGCTGATCTAATCAGCTGCGGTCGGCCTTAAGCACAGCTATGAGCCAATTCTGTATTGAAAGGATTTCCCTGCCCAGTATTTCTTACTGGACTGCTTTAACCTCCAAAAATCTACAATGTAAAAACACAATAATTGCAAGAAATTTCAAAACTCATATTCAGGAGCAGGTCACAGAGTGTTCAgttcatgtccacactaatacgtttttgagTGAAAACTCTGTTTTCGATTTCCCAATGTAATTTATTCCCGAAGTATGAGGTACTAGAGTGCATTTATGAAAGGATGAGAGGCATTTACGTGGCAAAGTCTatatattttcaaacaaaaaaacatataagtGTGGACAAAAAAAGTGTGTagtagaatagaaaagaatatgGTAGGATAGGGTAGGCTAAAGATGAGCatcacagaatagaatagaatagaatagaatagaatagaacagaatagaacataataaaatagaatatgcTAGCATAGGATAGGCTAAAaattaatagaatagaatacagtcaggtccataaatattgggacatcgacacaattctaattctaattcatcgacacaattctttttggctctataaaacaccacaatggatttgaaattaaacaaacaagatgtgctttaactgcagactttcagctttaatttgagggtatttacatccaaatcaggtgaacagtgtcaatatgagatccaaagagctgtcactatcagtgaagcaagccatcattaggctgaaaaattaAAACaccccatcagagagatagcaaaaacattaggtgtggccaaatcaactttttggaacattcttaaaaagaaagaacacaccggtgagctcagcaacaccaaaagacccggaagaccacggaaaacaactgtggtggatgaccgaagaattctttccctggtgaagaaaacacccttcacaacagttggcctgatcaagaacactctccaggaggtaggtgtatgtgtgtcaaagtcaacaatcaagagaagacttcaccagagtgaataaagagggttcaccacaagatgtaaaccattggtgagcctcaaaaacaggaaggccagattagagtttgccaaacaacatctaaaaaagccttcacagttctggaacaacatcctatggacagatgagacaaagatcaacttgtaccagagtgatgggaagagaagagtatggagaaggaaaggaactgctcatgatccaaagcataccacctcatcagtgaagcatggtggtggtagtgtcatggcgtgggcatgtatggctgccaatggaactggttctcttgtatttattgatgatgtgactgctgacaaaagcagcaggatgaattctgaagcgtttcgggcaatattatctgctcatattcagccaaatgcttcagaactcattggacggcgcttcacagtacagatggacaatgacccgaagcatactgcgaaagcaaccaaagagttttttaaggggaagaagtggaatgttatgcaatggccaagtcaatcacctgatctgaatccgattgagcatgcatttcacttgctgaagacaaaactgaagggaaaatgccccaagaacaagcaggaactgaagacagttgcagtagaggcctggcagagcatcaccagggatgaaacccagcgtctggtgatgtctattcgttccagacttcaggctgtaattgactgcaaaggttttgcaaccaagtattaaaaagtgaaatttttatttatgattgttaatctgtcccattacttttggtcccttaaaaagtgggaggcacatatacaaactgttgtaattcctacaccgttcacctgatttggatgtaaaaaccctcaaattaaagctgaaagtctgtagttaaagcacatcttgttcgtttcatttcaaatccattgtggtggtgtatagagccaaaaagattagaattgtgtcgatgtcccaatatttatggacctgactgaaTTTTAGGATAGGGTAGGGTAAAGactaatagaatagaatatgatAGGCTAGGGTAAAGACAAATAGAATATGGTAGGATAGGGTAGGCTAAAGACGAACATCATAGAATAGGTCATAATGGAATAGAATATGTTAGGATAAAGAGGAATAGAATATGGTAGCATAGGATAGGCTAAagatgaatagaatagaatattataGGGTAGGTTAAAGATGAATAGAATGTGGTAGGATAGGGTAGGCTAAAGACGAACATCATAGAATAGGTCATAATGGAATAGAATATGTTAGGATAAAGAGGAATAGAATATGGTAGCATAGGATAAGCTAAagatgaatagaatagaatattataGGGTAGGTTAAAGATGAATAGAATGTGGTAGGATAGGGTAGGCTAAagatgaatagaatagaatattataGGGTAGGTTAAAGACGAATAGAATGTGGTAGGATAGGGTAGGCTAAAGACGAACATCATAGAAtagaacataatagaatagaatatgttAGGATAAAGAGGAATAGAAAAGAATAGGGTAGGGTAAATACAAACAGCAAAGAACAGAAAAGAATAGAATTTGGTAGGGTGAAGTGGAATAGAATAGATATGATAGGATAGTGTAGACTAAATATGAATagaattaaatagaaaataactGAATAGAAAATGGTAGGACAGGGTAAAGACGAACATAATAGATATGGTAGGATAGTGTAGGCTAAAgatgaatagaataaaatagaaataactgAATAGAAAATAGTAGGACAGGGTAAAGACAAACAAAATTGTATAGGTTTGggtaaagatgaaaataatatagagtagaatggaatagaatatggTAgggcaaagacaaaaaaaatatagaatagagtagaatagaataaagTAGCTATAGGGTAGTCTAAGGACAAATTTAATAGAATATGGTAGGACAGGATAGGGTAAAGATgaatataacagaatagaatagaatagaatgtgcTTGGATAGGGTAGGGTAAagatgaatagaatagaatagaatagaatagaatagacaaAGCACTTTATGGAAAATGAGTTTGATTCCCTTCAGGTTTAAATAAATCCACATTTATTATCCCTTTCTGAGAAACTACACTGCAACATAATATGCTGATGTTtagatttcaaaatgtaaaaactatttCCAACAAATATGCCACTGGTCTATAAAGAACTATATCtgaaagtgtgtgagagagaatgaagaaaaagaaaaagaaataaatgaaaagaacTTCATAAATTTTTATGATATAAGGTCAGCCATGTGCTTTCGTTACTAAGCAACACTGCAAGCCTTGGTCTGAGGGTTTGTCAGAAGTTGACTCAGATGTGTTTTTACAGCCGTGAGAGTGACAATCAGGCTTTGATTACTGTGCAGCATCAAAGCCCACTGCAGCTGCACATGAGCTAATCTATATATGAATCTACCTCATGCTCGCAGATTATTAGGGAAACGTGAACATagcaaaattatatatacagtgtaattACTATTACTAATTAAAAAGTGAGATTGGAATAGAATAGCTTTAATGCACACAtcattgaaaaatataaatatgttttttacacataacattaatttatatttacaccatgtaaaatatacaggctgTTTTATACCTTTTTCCTTATTTCAGCCCGTTTCCTGTTTTAAATCCTTATTTCAGTGTTTCTGTTTTAATGtactgcaaaataattagtattgGAATGATGAgcccatgtaaaaaaaaaataaaaaataacgtaTCAAAGGTGCAGTTTCATGATGCTTCTTAAATTCCTCTTTAATTTCCTTTCATTTTCCTCTGTccatctctctctatttctctctctctctatttctctctctctctctctctctctctctctctctctctctgtctctctctctctctctctctctctgtctgtctctctgtctctctctctctctctctgtctctctctctctctctttcctacaGAGTGCTGTATTATTGCATTATGCCTGTAGTGTCCTGCTGGGCATGGATCGGTGCAGAGAGCCAATGGCAAACCGACAGGCAGGTGGAGGTCAGTGGCCAGTGAGGCAGGGTGGGGTTACAGTGTAaaaatcagaaaaaagaaaagggtcAGCTGTTCTTTATTCATGCACTGAAAACAGagaaataatgatatatatatatat
The sequence above is drawn from the Xyrauchen texanus isolate HMW12.3.18 chromosome 43, RBS_HiC_50CHRs, whole genome shotgun sequence genome and encodes:
- the LOC127636131 gene encoding transmembrane protease serine 2-like, which produces MASASGNSVHRIVMHQFDPKSNNNDIALMKLKSPLMITSSVRPVCLPNPGMYFSAPRECYITGWGALYSGGPAPETLQEAKIELIDSTTCNSRPVYNGQITDNMICAGKLAGGVDSCQGDSGGPLVIQENSLWWLIGDTSWGDGCAFRNKPGVYGNVTYFLDWIYEQMQKY